The Paenibacillus spongiae nucleotide sequence AAGCCATTGATATCCGGTATCTCTATATTATTGGCGGCATTCCACTCGTTGTCCGTAAAGGAAAGATACTCTAATGAGACACTGCAGCGTGCAAGTCCGAAGCCTGTTGACCCGTGATGAGCTGGAACGTTACAATGCGCTCATGGAAGTCGGCTCGTTCCTGGAATCCCAGAACCGTTACGACTTGTCCTATACCGTGCAGAAGGAAGTCGATATTCTCATTCTTCCCGCTATCGAGCGGCTCAAGGAGAAGGGGCGGGAGCGCGACCGTCAGACCGAGGCCTATCTTGAAGCGAAGAGGCTGATGGAAGAGGATGACGACGATTAGATCAGAGCTGGCTATTACAGAATGAACCGTTCCGCTATGAAGCGGCTGGCGGTTTCATTCGATTCGTAATAATAATAAACCGTCAGAGCCTCTCAATAGGCCCTGACGGTTTATTTGTTCTATTAGATTTGAAGCATCCGGGACAGCTTCTCTTCCGTAAGCAGGTTGCCTACATAGAAGTCGCCGAAATCGCCGTAGCGCGCACTTACTTCATCGAAACGCATTTCGTATACGAGCTTCTTGAATTGCAGCGCTTCATGGGCAAACAGCGTTACGCCCCATTCCCAGTCGTCGAAGCCGACGGATCCGGTAATGATTTGCTTAACCTTGCCCGCGTACTGGCGGCCGATCATGCCATGGCTGTACATCAGCTTGCGGCGCTCTTCCATGCTGAGCATGTACCAGTTGTCATTGCCCTGGCGGCGTTTATTCATCGGATAGAAGCAGATATGGTTCCACTTCGGCAGCGCCGGCTTCAAACGCGCGATGATATCCGGGTTCTGCATCGGATCCACCCCAGGCGGCGTCATATAATTGCTGAGCTCGACAACGCTGACATAAGAATGAGCCGGTGTCGTGAATCCGGCGAATATGGTTTTGTTAAATGCGGTTTCGAGCTCGTTTAGCTCTTCAAGCGTCTCGCGAAGGTGCATGAGAACGAAGTCCGCCTTCTGGCCGACAATGGCATAGAAAGCCGTGCTTCCCGTTCTTGCGTCCTCGGCCGCCTGCCATTGCTTCAAGAAGCTCTGGAGCTCGTCCAACGCCGCAGTTCTGACGCCAGGGTCCGCTTGTCTCCATGCGCTCCAGTCAATGGAACGGAAATCATGCAACGCATACCAGCCGTCTAATGTTTGTGCTGCTTCACTCATGTGTTATCTCTCCCTCTTAAGGTGTCTGTAACACCCCAATATCGGTTTGTATACATATTCGCATTCATTGTAACGTACCCGTGCAAGGAAGAGCAAATGACGGTCTTGTGACAAGTCGACGAATGAAATTGACTTCCTAAGTATCATCTACTAAACTAATCGTAGCGAAAGGGGAACGATGTGTCATGAATGCAGATGTCGATATATTGCAGCTTGCAATTGCGACCGTATTATTTCTTGTCATGATGTTCGGAATCGGGTTTATTCTCAACATGCTGCTCAAAACCACATGGTTTCCGATTTATTTATTATTCATCGTCCTGCTGCCTCTGTTCATCTGGCAGACCTGGGATCATGATAAGTCCTTCACGGCCAATTTCACGGCGTTTACGTTCGTGGACATCATTCCGGGAATCGGCGCTGTTATTGGGGCGTATATAAGCGGTGCTGCGATCCGTGCGCTGCGTCGCGGCGGATACAAAATGTTCTAACATGAAAACCGCAAGGGCATGGTCATACTAAGGAAAAATTTTTCCCTTCCAAGCAGCCAATGCAGGACGGGCAAGAGATCCGAGGTGTGGTAGCATGCCCTTTTTTCGCCTTTCAGACGTATCCCTCCATTTTCACGAAGAAGGCTCCGGCGTACCCATTCTATGCGTTCATCCTCCATGTCTAAGCAGCCGTTTATTTACTTATATCAGAACGGAGCTGTCCGGCTCCCATCGAATCATTACGATGGATATGCGCGGCCACGGGCGCTCCGAGCCGGGGAATGCGCCGCTTGCGCTTCCATTGATAGCCGAGGATATGAGACGCCTGCTTGATAAATGCGAGGTGCGCGAGGCGTACGTATGCTCATACGGGGCCGGTTCATTCCCGGCGTTAACCGCCTTGATTTCGTATCCGGATCGCTTCCGAGGCGGCATTATCGTATCCGGAACGGCAGCGTATACCGATATTGTAAACAGGTCGAAATTGCAGGCGGCTTACGTGTCCAGCGTGCTGCAGGCCAAAAGCGCGGTGGCGTTCCAAGCGGCCTGGAGCGAAGCGGATAACCGGACGGCATTCCATGCCTTGAATGAAGAAGCGAAGCTGGGCGACGCGATGCGATGGAAGGAATATGTGGCCGCTTGCTTGAACGGCACGCTTCAGCGGCAGCTGCCGCAAATCAGGCAGCAGATGCTCATCTTGTACGGAAGCGGCGACCAGGCGGGACGCGATTACGCTCAGAATTTGTATAAGCGGCTGCCGAATGCCGAAATTTATTGCGTGCTGAGGGCTCAGCGGCAGCTGCTCATGAAGCAGCCGGCCAAGACAGCCGCAGTTATCCGCCAATGGCTGGATAAGCAGGAGGAGCCGAGTCTGGCCGATACGTACGAGGAGCGGAGTGCGTTGCTCCAGGAGCTGGCGGAGCAGGGGATCGAGCCCGGCGGGGAATATCCCCATCCCATTATTTAGCCCTTGATTCTGCGCGTGAAGCGCGGCATTCTTATGAGAAGCGAATTCCCTCGGATCGGGGGAATTTTCTTTTTTTCGACGTGCTTGAAAGTATGTTAGAATAGTAGAAAGTATAAGGCGGATGGAGACGATTGCACGATGCGAATCGGTAATATGCATCAATTTACGGAGCATCACCGGTACTACAGCTACCGTGACTTCTCCTTAAGCGCTGTAGACCGAAAGATGATCGGGCTGATCTATCAGCCGATGATCGGTGCGTTTGCAACTGGATTGTATCAGCTGTTCTATCAGCTGGTGCCTGATGATAGAGTAGGCTATTCGCCGCTTGAGCCGCAGCGGAAGCTGTTCCTCGGATCGGGGCTGGACATGCATGAGCGGGGACGACAAGAATTTGTCGAACAGGCATCGCGCCTGGAGGCCGTCGGTCTGCTGCAGACATCCCGTCTGGGCGTTCCCGACAGCGACGATTATGTCTATGAATATGAACTCATTAAGCCGCTCTCGCCGGATGAGTTTTTCCGCAATCCTCATCTTATGCTGCTGCTTCGGGATAAGGTTGGCAAATACGCGGTCATTTCGCTCCGGGAATCATTCTACGAGAAGGAAGCGGATGAGCTGGCGGGGGCGGAGCTTGCGCGCGACAACATAACGGTTCCGTTCTATGAGCTGTTCAAGTTGAATGCGCAGACGGTCGATGTGGAGCTGGAGCAGGCGTTGTCCGAGGTTGCGCCGACCCGCAGCCCGGCCGCGAAGCCGCAGCTGGAGACGGCAGGCATCCAGTACGGAGAAATCATCAGCCGCTTCCCGCGGAACTCGGCGAACCGCAAATATGTCGAGCGGCTGCGCGGCGATGAGGAACAAATGGCTCAGCTCAATTTCGTCGCTTATAAATACAGCCTGACCGTTGTCGATTTATGCAGGCTGCTGGACGAGGACGATGTGTTCAGTACCCGGGGCGAGCTGATGATGGACGAGCTGCAGCTTCGCGCGAGCCAGATGTACCGTCAAGACCGCAAGCGCGACGAGGACCGGCTGCGCATGCAGGGGCGGATGGAGGCGGCTAGCGCAGGCGAGCAAGGCGACACGGGCGACGAGCCGCTGGAGGAAGTGGCCGTTCAGGAAGAGTTCTATATGGAGGTGCCGGCACAGCTGGCCGGGCGCTGCGATATTCATCAGTATAATATGCTGATGCGCAACGAGCCGCATACGAGGTTTGTCACCAGGTTCTTCCCGGGTGCCGTTCCGGAATGGATTATACGAGTGTTCGAAGTGATCGATTTGAATTATCGGCTTACGGGATCAGTCATTAATGTGCTCATTCACTATGTGCTCGGCATGAACGATGCGCAGCGGGTGACGAAGACGTACATAGATGCAGTTGCTTCTAATATGCTAGTGAAGCGGATCGACTCGTTCGAGAAAGCGGTGCGTTATGTCCGGGATCAGGTTCGCATGGAGAAGGACCGGGAGTTGAGGCAGGCTGGCGGAGCTGCGGGAGGAAAGGCTTCCGGAGGAGCGCGAGGCGCTGCTTCCGGACGGACGCGCGGCCGTAAACCGGCCATGGCTATCGTGCAGGAGGCCGGAGAGCTGGCCGTATCGCAGGAAGAGCTGGAAGAAATGCGCCGGCTTGCGCGCAAGCTGGACGGCAATAAGTAATCGGAGGTGATGACGGATATGGCGATGGAATCTCTTGGCGCAATTATCAAACAATGGCCGACAGGCAAGAATGCCCTTCAAGAGGCGGATCGTCTGTTGGGAGAGCTGCTCGGGGATCCGCTCGTGGAGCGCCTTCGCGCCGAGCATCCGGAGCTTGACCGGGAGACGATCCGGCTGAATCTGAACCGCGTGTATCAATATGTGAAGGAGCAGCGCAGCTGTTCCGATTGCCCGGGACTCGATCGTTGTCCGAACGATTTCGAAGGCCATTATACGTTATTATCTTGTGAAACCGTCGGGGAAACGGTTCAGCTCAATGACCGCAAAGTCATGTGCAACAAGCTGCGGACCAGACAGAACGAAGAACAAATCCGCAGCCGGGTGAGAAGCTTCTATGTAGACGAGACAGCATTGTCCCAAGGGTATTCGGCGGACGAAATCTTAACGAGTGATTTGAAGCGGAGCAAGGCGGTCATGCAGGTATTTCAATACATCGACAAGACCAAGGAGAGCGGACTGCAGCGCAGAGGGCTGTATCTGGCCGGTTCGTTCGGCACAGGCAAGACGTTTCTCATGTGCTATATGCTCTACGAGCTGGCGAAAGCCGGCTATACGGGAGCGATCGTCTACATGCCGGATTTTGTCGAGGATTTGAAGATGCTCATGCATGAGCCTGGGAAGCTGAAGGAAACGGTCGATCTGATGAAGGAGACGGACCTGCTCATCTTTGACGATATCGGGGCGGAGAATTTGAATCCTTGGGCGAGGGATCATGTGATGGGTGCGATCCTGAACTACCGGATGAACCGGAAGCCGACCTTTTATACATCTAACTATGATCTGGATATGCTCGAACGCCACTTCAGCTTTACGAACCGGGAGGGCGATGAGCTGCATAAGGGCCAGCGTCTGATGGACCGGGTACGGCCTTACGTGGATACCGTTCTCGTTACCGGCCATAATAAACGCGGCGTGTAATGTAAGCGTGGAATCATACAAATTGAAGCTCCTTTCTTGTCCGTTTGCTGACGGGAAAGGGGCTTTTTGCCGTTGTAATGCAGAGGGAGGACGTTGTACATCGTACGGGGGAGGTGAGCGGTGTGTGGCGTGTGGCATGTGGCATGTGGTGAATAGGCAGCCCGAACATATATAAGCGGAACTTATACCCCTAATTAGAAAATTTAAAAAAATTGGTTGACATCGATGCTAGTCCACTGCTATTATTCATCCATAACATACTAAACAGGTAGGAATAATAATGGTTTCGACCGGACCACCGGAGTGAACGATTGATTCATCGATCTGTTTCAAGTGATGAGGGGAGCTTTTTATATGTCACATATGACAGCGAAATCCATGTTCTCATTCCGTTCATTTCTGGTCCTCGTCGTGTTCGCAATCGTCCTTTCAGGCTGCGGCAGCGCCAATAACAATGGCAAAGCAGACGCGGGCGAAGATGCAGGCAAAGCGAAGAACGAAGCATCCGGCAACGAAACCGGCGGCCATTCATCCGGGGAAGCAAAGAAACCGGCCGTAGAGCTGCTTAATGTCTCCTATGACCCGACCCGAGAGCTTTACGAAGCTTACAATAAGCTGTTCGCCGATTATTGGAAGAAGGAACAGAATCAAGACGTCACGATCAAGCAGTCTCACGGCGGGTCAGGCAAACAAAGCCGCGCCGTGATCGATGGGCTGAAGGCCGATGTGGTGACGCTGGCCCTTGGCTACGACATCGACGCCATAGCGGACCAAGGGATCACCAATCCCGACTGGCAGAAGAAATTCGAGAGCAACAGCTCGCCTTATACGTCAACGATCGTGCTCTTGGTACGCAAAGGAAATCCCAAAGGCATCAAAGATTGGAATGATCTGATTAAGGATGATGTGGAGGTTATCACACCGAATCCGAAGACGAGCGGCGGCGCCAGATGGAACTATTTGGCTGCCTGGGGTTATGCCCTCAAACAGAACGGCGGAGATGAAGACAAAGCGAAGGCTTTCGTAGCGGAGCTGTTCAAGCATGTGCCGGTTCTCGATTCCGGCGCGCGCGGATCGACGACGACGTTCGTCGAGCGCGGTCTGGGCGACGTTCTGCTGGCTTGGGAGAATGAAGCGTATCTGTCGGTCAATGAGCTGGGCAAGGATAAATTCGAAATCATCTATCCTTCGATAAGCATCTTGGCAGAGCCGCCTGTAGCCGTTGTCGACAAGGTGGCCGACAATAAGGGAACGCGCGATGTCGCGGAAGCGTATCTCAACTATTTATACACGGAAGAAGCACAGAAGCTGGTAGCGGAGAACTACTATCGTCCGCAGCTGGCATCCGTAGCGGAGCAATTCAAGGACCGGTTCCCGCAGCTTGACTTGCTGACCATCGATGGCGATTTCGGAGGCTGGAAAGAAGCGCAATCCAAACATTTTGCAGATGGCGGCGTATTTGATCAAATTTATACGCCAGGCTCATAATCCGGATGCTGACGGGAGCTGACTTCACATGAAAGGTTCCAAAGCTCGCAGCGTCCTGCCCGGTTTCGGGTTGTCCCTCGGATTTACGATTTTTTACTTAAGTCTGATCGTGTTGATTCCGCTTGCCGGCGTGTTTATCAAAACAACCGGTCTTACGTGGGAGCAATTCTGGCAGACCGTAACGAATGCGCGCGTCCTCGCGTCCTACCGCGTCAGCTTGATGACGGCGCTTGCCGCAGCGCTGGCGAATCTTGTGTTCGGTCTGCTGGTTGCCTGGGTGCTGGTGAGGTACCGCTTCCCCGGCAAGAAGCTCGTCGACAGTCTTGTCGATCTGCCGTTTGCTTTGCCTACCGCCGTGGCGGGTATTGCTCTTACGGCGATCTATGCGCCGAACGGCTGGATCGGCTCCTTGCTTGAGCCGATCGGCATCAAGGTGGCATTCACGCCTATTGGCATTACGATTGCCTTGATCTTCATCGGGCTACCTTTCGTCGTTCGCACGGTGCAGCCCGTCCTTCAAGAGCTGGACAATGAGACGGAGGAAGCGGCGGTAATGCTCGGAGCCTACCGGTGGGTGACCTTCCGCAAGGTCATTCTGCCGCAGCTCCTTCCCTCCCTCTTGACCGGGTTTGCGCTCGCATTTGCCAGGGGGATCGGTGAATACGGGTCCGTTGTCTTTATCTCGGGCAATATGCCGCTCAAGACGGAGATTACGCCGCTGCTGATCATGACGAAGCTGGAACAGTTCGATTATGCGGGAGCGACGGCAATCGCGCTTGTTATGCTGACGGCATCGTTCCTGATGCTGTTCCTTATTAATTACTTCCAGTGGCGCAGCAACCGGCGCACAGCGTCGGAATAGGGGGGTGGGCTTGCAATGGCAGGAGCTGTAACAACTCATTTGTCCGATAAAGCATCGATCCGCCCGAAGCATACCACCGAAGCGCCGATTATCCGGTGGGTGCTGATTGCCGCTGCGCTATTGTTTCTTGGGCTGATCGTCGTCCTTCCGCTCGCATCCGTCTTTGTCGAGGCGTTCAAGAAGGGAGCCGGCGTATATGCGGCGTCGATTACGGATCCGGATGCGGTATCCGCGCTTAAGCTGACGCTGCTCGCCGCCGCGATTTCCGTCCCGCTGAATACGCTGTTCGGCATAGCGGCTGCCTGGGCGATAAGCAAATTTTATTTTCGCGGCAAGAATCTGCTTATTACGTTGATCGATCTGCCGTTTGCCGTATCGCCGGTTATCGCCGGTCTCATCTTCATCCTCTTGTTCGGCGCTCAAGGCTGGTTCGGCCCGTGGCTGGACGATCACAACATCCAGATCGTGTTCGCGCTGCCGGGTATCGTGCTTGCGACGACCTTCGTCACCTTCCCCTTCGTGGCCCGCGAGCTGCTTCCGTTGATGCAGGCGCAGGGCATTCAGGAAGAAGAGGCCGCCGCGAGCCTGGGCGCCAAGGGATGGCAGATCTTCTGGCGGGTGACGCTGCCGAATATCAAGTGGGGGCTGCTGTACGGCATTATTTTGTGCAACGCCAGAGCGATGGGGGAATTCGGCGCGGTATCCGTCGTTTCCGGTCATATCCGCGGGGAGACGAATACGCTGCCGCTCCATGTTGAAATATTGTATAACGAGTATCAGTTCTCCGCGTCGTTCGCGGTAGCGTCGCTGCTTGTACTGTTGGCGGTTTTCACACTCGTCGTCAAATCCTTCGTGGAATGGAAAACGGCTCAACGGGAGCCGGATGGGGAAAGGAGCGGTGAGCATGCACATTGAGGTACGCGATGTATCCAAGACGTTCGGCACGCATAAGGCCGTAGCGGATGTCAGCTTCAGTGTCGGGCGAGGCAAGCTGATCGGTCTGCTCGGACCGAGCGGGGGCGGGAAGTCGACGCTGCTTCGTATGCTGGCCGGACTGGAAAGTCCGGATAGCGGAGATGTCTTTATTAATGGCAAGCGGGTTAACGACGTGCCTCCTCAGGAGCGGGGGATCGGATTCGTCTTTCAACATTACGCTTTGTTCAAGCATATGAATGTGTTCGATAATATTGCCTTTGGTCTAACCATTCGTAAGACGGACAAGAAAGAAATTGCGGCGAGAGTCGATGAGCTGCTGGACCTGACGGGTCTTCGCGGATTCGAACG carries:
- the hemQ gene encoding hydrogen peroxide-dependent heme synthase, with protein sequence MSEAAQTLDGWYALHDFRSIDWSAWRQADPGVRTAALDELQSFLKQWQAAEDARTGSTAFYAIVGQKADFVLMHLRETLEELNELETAFNKTIFAGFTTPAHSYVSVVELSNYMTPPGVDPMQNPDIIARLKPALPKWNHICFYPMNKRRQGNDNWYMLSMEERRKLMYSHGMIGRQYAGKVKQIITGSVGFDDWEWGVTLFAHEALQFKKLVYEMRFDEVSARYGDFGDFYVGNLLTEEKLSRMLQI
- a CDS encoding YuiB family protein; this encodes MNADVDILQLAIATVLFLVMMFGIGFILNMLLKTTWFPIYLLFIVLLPLFIWQTWDHDKSFTANFTAFTFVDIIPGIGAVIGAYISGAAIRALRRGGYKMF
- a CDS encoding alpha/beta fold hydrolase, which codes for MPFFRLSDVSLHFHEEGSGVPILCVHPPCLSSRLFTYIRTELSGSHRIITMDMRGHGRSEPGNAPLALPLIAEDMRRLLDKCEVREAYVCSYGAGSFPALTALISYPDRFRGGIIVSGTAAYTDIVNRSKLQAAYVSSVLQAKSAVAFQAAWSEADNRTAFHALNEEAKLGDAMRWKEYVAACLNGTLQRQLPQIRQQMLILYGSGDQAGRDYAQNLYKRLPNAEIYCVLRAQRQLLMKQPAKTAAVIRQWLDKQEEPSLADTYEERSALLQELAEQGIEPGGEYPHPII
- a CDS encoding helicase DnaB yields the protein MRIGNMHQFTEHHRYYSYRDFSLSAVDRKMIGLIYQPMIGAFATGLYQLFYQLVPDDRVGYSPLEPQRKLFLGSGLDMHERGRQEFVEQASRLEAVGLLQTSRLGVPDSDDYVYEYELIKPLSPDEFFRNPHLMLLLRDKVGKYAVISLRESFYEKEADELAGAELARDNITVPFYELFKLNAQTVDVELEQALSEVAPTRSPAAKPQLETAGIQYGEIISRFPRNSANRKYVERLRGDEEQMAQLNFVAYKYSLTVVDLCRLLDEDDVFSTRGELMMDELQLRASQMYRQDRKRDEDRLRMQGRMEAASAGEQGDTGDEPLEEVAVQEEFYMEVPAQLAGRCDIHQYNMLMRNEPHTRFVTRFFPGAVPEWIIRVFEVIDLNYRLTGSVINVLIHYVLGMNDAQRVTKTYIDAVASNMLVKRIDSFEKAVRYVRDQVRMEKDRELRQAGGAAGGKASGGARGAASGRTRGRKPAMAIVQEAGELAVSQEELEEMRRLARKLDGNK
- the dnaI gene encoding primosomal protein DnaI; translated protein: MESLGAIIKQWPTGKNALQEADRLLGELLGDPLVERLRAEHPELDRETIRLNLNRVYQYVKEQRSCSDCPGLDRCPNDFEGHYTLLSCETVGETVQLNDRKVMCNKLRTRQNEEQIRSRVRSFYVDETALSQGYSADEILTSDLKRSKAVMQVFQYIDKTKESGLQRRGLYLAGSFGTGKTFLMCYMLYELAKAGYTGAIVYMPDFVEDLKMLMHEPGKLKETVDLMKETDLLIFDDIGAENLNPWARDHVMGAILNYRMNRKPTFYTSNYDLDMLERHFSFTNREGDELHKGQRLMDRVRPYVDTVLVTGHNKRGV
- a CDS encoding sulfate ABC transporter substrate-binding protein, which translates into the protein MSHMTAKSMFSFRSFLVLVVFAIVLSGCGSANNNGKADAGEDAGKAKNEASGNETGGHSSGEAKKPAVELLNVSYDPTRELYEAYNKLFADYWKKEQNQDVTIKQSHGGSGKQSRAVIDGLKADVVTLALGYDIDAIADQGITNPDWQKKFESNSSPYTSTIVLLVRKGNPKGIKDWNDLIKDDVEVITPNPKTSGGARWNYLAAWGYALKQNGGDEDKAKAFVAELFKHVPVLDSGARGSTTTFVERGLGDVLLAWENEAYLSVNELGKDKFEIIYPSISILAEPPVAVVDKVADNKGTRDVAEAYLNYLYTEEAQKLVAENYYRPQLASVAEQFKDRFPQLDLLTIDGDFGGWKEAQSKHFADGGVFDQIYTPGS
- the cysT gene encoding sulfate ABC transporter permease subunit CysT encodes the protein MKGSKARSVLPGFGLSLGFTIFYLSLIVLIPLAGVFIKTTGLTWEQFWQTVTNARVLASYRVSLMTALAAALANLVFGLLVAWVLVRYRFPGKKLVDSLVDLPFALPTAVAGIALTAIYAPNGWIGSLLEPIGIKVAFTPIGITIALIFIGLPFVVRTVQPVLQELDNETEEAAVMLGAYRWVTFRKVILPQLLPSLLTGFALAFARGIGEYGSVVFISGNMPLKTEITPLLIMTKLEQFDYAGATAIALVMLTASFLMLFLINYFQWRSNRRTASE
- the cysW gene encoding sulfate ABC transporter permease subunit CysW; amino-acid sequence: MAGAVTTHLSDKASIRPKHTTEAPIIRWVLIAAALLFLGLIVVLPLASVFVEAFKKGAGVYAASITDPDAVSALKLTLLAAAISVPLNTLFGIAAAWAISKFYFRGKNLLITLIDLPFAVSPVIAGLIFILLFGAQGWFGPWLDDHNIQIVFALPGIVLATTFVTFPFVARELLPLMQAQGIQEEEAAASLGAKGWQIFWRVTLPNIKWGLLYGIILCNARAMGEFGAVSVVSGHIRGETNTLPLHVEILYNEYQFSASFAVASLLVLLAVFTLVVKSFVEWKTAQREPDGERSGEHAH